The following proteins are co-located in the Arctopsyche grandis isolate Sample6627 chromosome 3, ASM5162203v2, whole genome shotgun sequence genome:
- the Rs1 gene encoding dead-box helicase Rs1 has product MGSVKYADLIRTIEEDDPSQPGASDESDQEVEYQPSKAKNKKKVDFNPNFKFVSSVAEYNKDTWDDLAKYVKRKVKSKTEDRIKKVREESRMNLKEENDSEEEDDASCDDIHISDDELKHDNIKVKPKKITKKQKLKELEDLDNPVVEYESDYFEEAPPYDENASFYIMNLSRPLLKAISAMNFVHPTPIQSATIPVALLGKDVCGCAATGTGKTAAYMLPTLERLLFKPHTGSPVTRVVVLVPTRELGVQVYQVSRQLAQFTNVEVGLSVGGLDLKVQETVLRKNPDVVIATPGRLIDHLRNTPSFTLHSIEVLILDEADRMLDEYFADQMKEIIRMCSPKRQTMLFSATMTEEVKELAAVSLSKPVKIFVNSNKEVAFNLRQEFIRIRVGREGEREAILAALVCRSFRSQCLIFTGTRSQAHRLHLLLGLLGIQCAELHGALPQPQRLAALQTFKDQQADILIATDVAARGLDISGVKTVINFVMPATVEHYIHRVGRTARAGRAGVSVSLAGEKERKLVKDIVKRAKNPVKARVIPPEIIAKYKAKVDELDPKIEGILQEEYAERMLSRAENQHNRLTKKLTGDDNERDRPWFQTHQERRAEKERLALTANPIANKKDKEPSKPKNDKGAKTPDKNPKKGKMDKNKGKPKKLTPEDRAEAELDKVALYQARLSKRNKKQKRIRTVYDNDDLNQKAKAGLKRKASNFTDDLTDVSRKGAKRMRYDANVRQKEIKTGKVHQRGGKKPNKMAGGNRKGKGIKSPKGKAFGKPQRGKKSTF; this is encoded by the exons ATGGGATCCGTAAAATACGCTGATCTGATCCGCACCATAGAAGAAGATGATCCTTCGCAGCCAGGAGCCTCTGATGAATCCGACCAAGAAGTTGAG taCCAGCCATCGAAAGCCAAAAACAAAAAGAAAGTAGATTTCAATCCAAATTTCAAATTCGTTTCATCAGTAGCTGAATACAATAAA GACACGTGGGACGATTTAGCCAAATACGTGAAACGAAAAGTCAAATCAAAAACTGAAGATAGAATTAAAAAAGTACGAGAAGAAAGCAGAATGAATTTGAAAGAAGAGAATGATTCTGAAGAAGAAG ATGACGCCAGTTGTGACGACATTCATATATCCGACGATGAGTTAAAGCACGACAACATCAAAGTCAAACCTAAAAAAATAACGAAGAAGCAGAAATTGAAA gAACTTGAAGACTTGGACAATCCAGTCGTCGAGTACGAGTCGGACTATTTCGAAGAGGCTCCACCTTATGACGAAAACGCCTCATTCTACATAATGAACCTATCCAGGCCTTTATTAAAAGCCATCAGTGCGATGAACTTTGTCCATCCGACTCCGATTCAATCGGCTACGATACCCGTCGCATTGCTAG GTAAGGACGTGTGTGGTTGTGCCGCTACAGGTACTGGTAAGACTGCTGCTTACATGTTGCCGACACTCGAAAGATTGCTCTTTAAACCCCACACGGGATCCCCCGTCACTCGGGTGGTCGTTCTCGTACCGACGAGAGAACTCGGCGTCCAAGTGTACCAAGTTTCCCGTCAACTCGCTCAGTTCACTAACGTGGAGGTCGGCCTGTCTGTCGGCGGTTTAGATCTTAAAGTGCAA GAAACCGTTCTGCGTAAAAATCCTGATGTTGTCATCGCAACTCCCGGCAGATTGATAGATCATTTGCGAAATACGCCATCGTTCACTTTGCATTCCATAGAAGTACTGATTCTCGACGAAGCAGATAG GATGTTGGACGAATACTTCGCTGATCAAATGAAGGAAATCATAAGAATGTGCTCGCCCAAGAGACAGACGATGCTCTTCTCGGCTACGATGACCGaagaagtcaaagaattggCTGCCGTTTCACTGTCGAAACCCGTCAAAATATTCGTCAACTCCAACAAAGAGGTAGCGTTCAATCTGCGACAGGAATTCATCAG GATTCGAGTGGGCCGCGAAGGTGAACGTGAAGCCATTCTGGCGGCTTTGGTCTGTCGATCGTTCCGTTCCCAATGTCTGATATTCACCGGAACACGGTCCCAAGCTCATCGTCTTCATCTGCTATTGGGATTGCTGGGAATTCAGTGCGCCGAACTACACGGAGCGTTGCCTCAACCTCAACGCTTAGCCGCACTGCAGACCTTCAAAGATCAACAGGCTGATATTTTGATAGCTACAGACGTTGCCGCTAGAG GTTTGGATATCAGCGGAGTGAAGACTGTTATAAATTTTGTTATGCCGGCGACTGTCGAGCATTACATTCACAgg GTCGGTAGAACTGCACGAGCCGGTAGGGCTGGTGTCTCCGTTTCGCTCGCTGGAGAAAAGGAAAGAAAGCTTGTGAAAGACATAGTGAAACGCGCTAAAAATCCAGTCAAAGCTAGAGTCATCCCGCCGGAGATCATCGCTAAATATAAAGCCAAAGTAGACGAGCTGGACCCTAAAATTG AGGGAATTTTACAAGAAGAATATGCCGAGAGAATGTTGTCCCGTGCTGAAAATCAACACAATAGATTGACTAAAAAATTAACCGGTGATGATAATGAAAGAGATCGCCCCTGGTTCCAAACTCACCAAGAGCGTAGAGCCGAAAAGGAAAGACTAGCACTCACAGCAAATCCTATAGCCAACAAAAAAGACAAAGAGCCATcgaaac ctAAAAATGACAAAGGTGCAAAAACACCAGATAAAAATCCCAAGAAAGGAAAAATGGATAAGAACAAAGGCAAACCGAAGAAGCTTACACCTGAAGATAGAGCAGAAGCTGAATTAGACAAG GTTGCTTTGTATCAAGCTCGACTGTCTAAACGCAACAAGAAGCAGAAGCGAATTCGTACTGTTTACGATAACGACGACTTAAATCAAAAGGCCAAGGCGGGACTGAAGAGGAAGGCGAGCAACTTCACCGACGATCTGACCGACGTGTCGAGGAAGGGCGCCAAGCGGATGAGGTACGACGCCAACGTCAGACAGAAAGAGATAAAAACGGGAAAAGTGCACCAGAGAGGCGGCAAAAAGCCAAACAAAATGGCGGGCGGCAATAGAAAGGGCAAAGGAATAAAATCGCCCAAAGGAAAAGCATTCGGAAAACCGCAGAGGGGAAAGAAAAGCACATTCTAA
- the LOC143910080 gene encoding uncharacterized protein LOC143910080, translated as MPRTRATTRRVSSRASSASFKELSERFEHQVKIRESNLRDFYEMKKKQLMESYTLMLVTFGPELLKKTVRQFREECAKQEEAAAPDIVCEQNRATHTDGSLSSQKDDGYVTDAVCVSAGATRSSSQRVSRSVSRTNYASSHAARGRTPSNLGPPSVKYGLKRSRSSSVGSSMRQSRSARPRYRTPANRVNATPQYPLITPKIVPDTPITVLRRPRQGEMVVSLSGSPLLVNSTATYQANCNIPLSDGTILSLLPNKMTKSAALNVPHDYMHPQTTRDLRTLEENLRIYLNMVTDKRPKNK; from the exons atgCCCCGAACGAGAGCCACCACCCGCAGGGTCTCGTCGCGTGCTTCCAGCGCCTCCTTCAAGGAACTTTCCGAGCGCTTCGAGCACCAAG TGAAAATACGAGAGTCAAATTTGCGCGACTTCTATGAGATGAAAAAGAAACAATTGATGGAGTCCTACACGTTGATGCTCGTCACGTTTGGACCGGAGCTGCTCAAGAAGACCGTCAGACAATTC AGAGAAGAGTGTGCCAAACAAGAGGAGGCTGCCGCTCCAGATATTGTATGCGAGCAGAATCGAGCTACGCACACCGATGGCTCACTGTCTAGTCAGAAAGACGACG GCTACGTTACAGATGCCGTCTGCGTCTCAGCCGGAGCGACCAGGAGTAGCTCGCAACGCGTCAGCCGAAGCGTGTCGCGCACCAACTACGCCTCAA GTCATGCCGCAAGAGGGCGCACGCCGTCCAATTTGGGCCCACCGAGTGTTAAATACGGCTTGAAACGTAGCCGCAGCTCGAGTGTGGGATCTTCGATGAGACAGTCGCGGTCTGCACGGCCGCGCTATCGTACACCGGCAAACCGTGTCAACGCCACTCCTCAATATCCCCTCATCACACCCAAG ATTGTACCTGATACGCCTATAACGGTGCTACGAAGGCCACGACAGGGAGAAATGGTCGTGTCCTTGTCGGGAAGTCCGCTGCTAGTCAACag CACTGCAACATACCAGGCGAACTGCAACATACCGCTGTCGGATGGAACCATCTTGTCGTTGTTGCCGAACAAAATGACAAAGTCTGCAGCGTTGAACGTGCCCCATGACTATATGCATCCACAAACGACGAGAGACCTTAGAACATTGGAAGAAAACTTGCGTATATATCTGAACATGGTCACGGATAAGCGtcccaaaaataaataa